One Microcebus murinus isolate Inina chromosome 9, M.murinus_Inina_mat1.0, whole genome shotgun sequence DNA window includes the following coding sequences:
- the LOC105873222 gene encoding large ribosomal subunit protein eL42-like, with product MVNVPKTRRTFCKKCGKHQPHKVTQYKKGKDSLYAQGKRRYDRKQSGYGGQTKPIFRKKAKTTKKIVLRLECVEPNCRSKRMLAIKRCKHFELGGDKKRKAIKS from the coding sequence ATGGTGAACGTTCCTAAAACCCGTCGGACTTTCTGTAAGAAATGTGGCAAGCACCAGCCCCACAAAGTGACACAGTACAAGAAGGGCAAGGATTCTCTGTATGCCCAGGGAAAGCGGCGTTATGATAGGAAGCAGAGTGGCTATGGTGGGCAGACTAAGCCGATTTTCCGGAAAAAGgctaaaactacaaagaaaattgtGCTGAGGCTTGAGTGTGTCGAGCCCAACTGCAGATCTAAGAGAATGCTGGCTATTAAGAGATGCAAGCATTTTGAACTGGGAGGAGATAAGAAGAGAAAGGCAATAAAATCTTGA